The following coding sequences are from one Microbacterium sp. SORGH_AS_0969 window:
- the pheS gene encoding phenylalanine--tRNA ligase subunit alpha, whose protein sequence is MSDAPEITPEAVASAVDAALAAIAAAATTADLKAARSAHTGEQSALARLNAQMRHVAPDQKAAFGKLVGQARGQVNQALAARETALAEAETAAKLEAERIDVTALPQRARVGARHPISLLQEQVSDIFVGMGWEIAEGPELEHEWFNFDALNVDPDHPARTMQDTFYVDPVARHLVLRTQTSPVQMRSMLERDIPIYVLSPGRVYRTDEFDATHLPVFTQFEGLVIDKGITMAHLKGTLDHAARVLFGPEAKTRFRANFFPFTEPSAELDLWHPTFKGGARWIEWGGCGMVNPNVLRAAGIDPEEYSGFAFGMGIERTLMFRSDVQDMRDMAEGDVRFSEQFGMVV, encoded by the coding sequence GTGTCCGACGCACCCGAGATCACCCCCGAGGCCGTCGCCTCCGCCGTCGATGCCGCGCTCGCGGCCATCGCCGCGGCCGCGACCACGGCCGACCTGAAAGCCGCCCGCTCCGCGCACACCGGTGAGCAGTCCGCCCTGGCGCGGCTGAACGCCCAGATGCGCCACGTCGCCCCCGACCAGAAGGCCGCGTTCGGCAAGCTCGTCGGCCAGGCCCGCGGCCAGGTCAACCAGGCGCTCGCCGCCCGTGAGACCGCGCTCGCCGAGGCCGAGACGGCCGCGAAGCTCGAGGCCGAGCGCATCGACGTCACCGCGCTGCCGCAGCGCGCGCGCGTCGGGGCACGGCATCCGATCTCGCTCCTGCAGGAGCAGGTCTCCGACATCTTCGTCGGCATGGGGTGGGAGATCGCCGAGGGGCCCGAGCTCGAGCACGAGTGGTTCAACTTCGACGCGCTGAACGTCGACCCCGATCACCCGGCGCGCACGATGCAGGACACCTTCTACGTCGATCCGGTCGCGCGGCACCTGGTGTTGCGTACCCAGACGTCACCCGTGCAGATGCGTTCGATGCTCGAGCGCGACATTCCGATCTATGTGCTGTCCCCGGGCCGCGTCTACCGCACCGACGAGTTCGACGCGACGCACCTCCCCGTCTTCACGCAGTTCGAGGGGCTCGTCATCGACAAGGGCATCACGATGGCCCACCTCAAGGGCACGCTCGACCACGCCGCGCGCGTGCTGTTCGGCCCCGAGGCGAAGACGCGTTTCCGCGCCAACTTCTTCCCCTTCACCGAGCCGAGCGCCGAGCTCGACCTGTGGCACCCCACCTTCAAGGGCGGGGCGCGCTGGATCGAGTGGGGCGGCTGCGGCATGGTGAACCCCAACGTCCTGCGCGCCGCCGGCATCGATCCCGAGGAGTACTCGGGCTTCGCGTTCGGCATGGGCATCGAGCGCACGCTCATGTTCCGCAGCGACGTGCAAGACATGCGCGACATGGCCGAGGGCGATGTCCGTTTCAGCGAGCAGTTCGGAATGGTGGTCTGA
- a CDS encoding amino acid ABC transporter permease yields the protein MSSSVLYDLPGPRARMRNRILGAATLLLVVAVIGFVVWRFLDTGQFSATKWNVFTYTAIWVRFGEATLATLAAFAAAAVGAVVLGFILAIGRMSDHAWVRMPVGWMVELLRAVPVLIFMLLLYYGLPVIGLKVSPYWAVVIALIAYNGSVLSEVIRAGVESLPRGQSEAGYAIGLRKAGVMRLVLLPQAIRAMLPVIIAQLVVTLKDTALGFIITYPELLYFARQLGSNGEYGSPLIPAAMVASVIYVAMCLALSYAAHRVEIGLRRSPKATRVAGAEPPGQTGTDTELIVAQRGLGKYDASGL from the coding sequence ATGAGCTCCTCCGTCCTCTACGACCTTCCGGGCCCCCGCGCCCGGATGCGCAACCGCATCCTCGGTGCGGCCACTCTGCTGCTCGTCGTCGCCGTCATCGGCTTCGTCGTCTGGCGCTTCCTCGACACCGGCCAGTTCTCGGCCACCAAGTGGAACGTCTTCACCTACACGGCGATCTGGGTGCGTTTCGGCGAGGCGACGCTCGCCACCCTCGCGGCCTTCGCGGCTGCCGCGGTCGGCGCCGTCGTGCTCGGGTTCATCCTCGCGATCGGGCGCATGTCCGATCACGCCTGGGTCCGGATGCCGGTCGGCTGGATGGTCGAACTGCTCCGGGCTGTCCCGGTGCTGATCTTCATGCTGCTGCTCTATTACGGTCTGCCCGTCATCGGGCTGAAGGTGTCGCCGTACTGGGCCGTCGTGATCGCGCTCATCGCCTACAACGGCTCGGTGCTCTCCGAGGTCATCCGTGCCGGTGTCGAGTCGCTCCCGCGCGGACAGAGCGAGGCCGGTTACGCCATCGGTCTCCGCAAGGCCGGAGTCATGCGGCTCGTCCTGCTGCCTCAGGCCATTCGCGCCATGCTGCCCGTGATCATCGCGCAGCTGGTCGTCACGCTGAAGGACACTGCGCTCGGCTTCATCATCACCTATCCCGAGCTGCTCTACTTCGCGCGTCAGCTCGGGTCGAACGGCGAGTACGGGTCGCCGCTCATCCCCGCCGCGATGGTGGCCAGTGTCATCTACGTCGCCATGTGCCTCGCGCTGTCGTACGCCGCCCACCGCGTCGAGATCGGTCTGCGCCGCTCGCCCAAGGCGACGCGCGTCGCCGGCGCCGAGCCTCCCGGGCAGACCGGAACCGACACCGAGCTGATCGTCGCGCAGCGCGGCCTCGGCAAGTACGACGCCTCCGGGCTCTGA
- a CDS encoding amino acid ABC transporter permease, giving the protein MNQIFDYPDLWAQALWGTVVLFLGGGLIALVLGFIVGAMRVSPIPIARAVGAVYVNWIRNTPLTLVLFFFAFCVPLLIEVPRGSFLALAVCGLGIYTATYVAETIRSGINTVPVGQAEAARALGLGFGQVMSLVVLPQATRSVIPPMMSVFIALLKNTTVASGFSVVNLGNIRAVMSENGENQLMTIILVMAVFVLLVLVLSALQRAAEKKWKVAR; this is encoded by the coding sequence GTGAATCAGATCTTCGACTACCCCGACCTGTGGGCGCAGGCGCTGTGGGGGACCGTCGTGCTCTTCCTGGGCGGCGGTCTGATCGCTCTCGTGTTGGGCTTCATCGTCGGGGCGATGCGGGTGTCGCCGATTCCGATCGCCCGCGCCGTGGGTGCGGTCTACGTGAACTGGATCCGCAACACCCCGCTGACGCTCGTGCTGTTCTTCTTCGCCTTCTGTGTCCCGCTGCTGATCGAGGTGCCGCGCGGGAGCTTCCTCGCCCTCGCCGTCTGCGGCCTCGGCATCTACACGGCGACGTACGTCGCCGAGACGATCCGCTCCGGCATCAACACCGTCCCCGTCGGACAGGCCGAAGCCGCCCGCGCCCTCGGCCTCGGTTTCGGCCAGGTCATGTCGCTCGTCGTCCTCCCGCAGGCGACGCGTTCGGTCATCCCGCCGATGATGAGCGTCTTCATCGCCCTGTTGAAGAACACCACCGTCGCGTCCGGCTTCTCGGTGGTCAACCTCGGCAACATCCGCGCCGTGATGAGTGAGAACGGCGAGAACCAGCTCATGACGATCATCCTGGTCATGGCCGTCTTCGTCCTCCTGGTGCTCGTGCTCTCGGCCCTGCAGCGCGCCGCCGAGAAGAAGTGGAAGGTCGCCCGATGA
- a CDS encoding glutamate ABC transporter substrate-binding protein, with product MPRTRTLTGLGVLAASLLALTACNSGTPGSPDAGSDGGSSDAPVYGAVATDVTIENSPTFDKIKAADKVVIGVKEDQPGLGYLDPVTGERKGFDVDIARWIAASLGYDPADSAKVEYKAIASANREQAIINGDIDYYVGTYSITDKRKEQIAFAGPYFLTGQGLLVAADNDTITGKDSLTADTTVCSVTGSTPIQRIREETPAKVVEFDTYSQCVEKLKNGEVDAVTTDEAILLGYAAQDPDNLKIAGEPFSEERYGVGLAKGDTAFQEFVNTMFTDGGSTWEAIFEKNLGASGVKGEQPAVDPVS from the coding sequence ATGCCTAGAACTCGTACTCTCACGGGCCTCGGCGTCCTCGCCGCGAGCCTGCTCGCCCTGACGGCTTGCAACAGCGGCACCCCCGGCTCGCCCGATGCCGGATCCGACGGCGGCAGCAGCGACGCCCCGGTCTACGGCGCGGTCGCCACCGACGTCACCATCGAGAACAGCCCGACGTTCGACAAGATCAAGGCGGCCGACAAGGTCGTCATCGGCGTCAAGGAAGACCAGCCCGGCCTCGGCTACCTCGACCCCGTCACGGGCGAGCGCAAGGGCTTCGATGTCGACATCGCGCGGTGGATCGCCGCGTCGCTCGGATACGACCCGGCCGACAGTGCCAAGGTCGAGTACAAGGCGATCGCCTCGGCGAACCGCGAGCAGGCGATCATCAACGGTGACATCGACTACTACGTCGGCACCTACTCGATCACCGACAAGCGCAAGGAGCAGATCGCCTTCGCCGGGCCCTACTTCCTCACGGGCCAGGGCCTGCTCGTCGCCGCCGACAACGACACCATCACCGGCAAGGACTCGCTGACCGCCGACACCACGGTGTGCTCGGTCACCGGCTCGACGCCGATCCAGCGCATCCGCGAAGAGACACCCGCCAAGGTCGTCGAGTTCGACACCTACTCGCAGTGCGTCGAGAAGCTGAAGAACGGCGAGGTCGACGCGGTGACGACCGACGAGGCCATCCTTCTTGGCTACGCCGCTCAGGACCCCGACAACCTCAAGATCGCGGGCGAGCCCTTCAGCGAGGAGCGCTACGGTGTCGGCCTCGCCAAGGGCGACACCGCGTTCCAGGAGTTCGTGAACACCATGTTCACCGACGGCGGCTCCACCTGGGAGGCCATCTTCGAGAAGAACCTCGGCGCCTCGGGCGTCAAGGGCGAGCAGCCGGCGGTCGACCCCGTCAGCTGA
- a CDS encoding amino acid ABC transporter ATP-binding protein, with translation MASVPPAGPEPLVVVSDVQKHYGQFQALKDINLTVDRGEVVVVIGPSGSGKSTLCRTINRLETITSGSITIDGARLPEEGKALAKLRADVGMVFQSFNLFSHLTILENVTLGPIKVRKLKKADAEKEARALLERVGVGHQADKLPAQLSGGQQQRVAIARALAMKPKVMLFDEPTSALDPEMINEVLDVMVGLAKDGMTMIVVTHEMGFARKAANRVVFMADGQIVEQAAPEQFFTNPQSDRAKDFLSKLITH, from the coding sequence ATGGCATCCGTTCCCCCGGCGGGCCCTGAGCCCCTTGTCGTCGTCTCCGATGTGCAGAAGCACTACGGCCAGTTTCAGGCGCTGAAAGACATCAATCTCACTGTCGACCGCGGTGAGGTCGTCGTCGTCATCGGTCCCTCCGGATCGGGTAAGTCGACGCTCTGCCGCACGATCAACCGCCTCGAGACGATCACGAGCGGGTCGATCACCATCGACGGTGCGCGCCTGCCCGAAGAGGGCAAGGCGCTCGCGAAGCTGCGTGCCGATGTCGGCATGGTCTTCCAGTCGTTCAACCTCTTCTCGCACCTGACGATCCTTGAGAACGTCACGCTCGGTCCCATCAAGGTCCGCAAGCTCAAGAAGGCGGATGCCGAGAAAGAGGCGCGGGCACTCCTGGAACGCGTGGGCGTCGGTCACCAGGCCGACAAGCTCCCCGCCCAGCTGTCGGGCGGTCAGCAGCAGCGTGTCGCGATCGCTCGAGCACTGGCGATGAAGCCGAAGGTCATGCTGTTCGACGAGCCGACCTCGGCCCTGGACCCCGAGATGATCAACGAAGTGCTCGACGTCATGGTCGGTCTCGCCAAGGACGGCATGACCATGATCGTCGTGACCCACGAGATGGGCTTCGCGCGAAAGGCCGCGAACCGGGTGGTCTTCATGGCCGACGGGCAGATCGTAGAGCAGGCGGCTCCCGAGCAGTTCTTCACGAACCCGCAGTCCGACCGTGCGAAGGACTTCCTCTCGAAGCTCATCACGCACTGA